Genomic segment of Dunckerocampus dactyliophorus isolate RoL2022-P2 chromosome 13, RoL_Ddac_1.1, whole genome shotgun sequence:
tgattatcagggcaccgcctacgctctcatctcattggctgattatcggggcaccgcctatactctcatctcattggctgattatcggggcaccacctctgctctcatctcattggctgattatcggggcaccgcctacgctctcatctcattggctgattatcggggcaccgcctatactctcattggctgacttaacagcgtgtacgtgagtttgtgtgagagacaggcttctcccttcaacctcccttcctcatcatagtcgcccttaaactagttgattgtttttgtttttcagttttattcatttacagtaatcttatttattccCTGATTTTATATTGGagtgttactctactatgtttatgctaacgttttcttatattttcccaccatatttggtggactttgaatattttgaagggccaaaggggtgagtttgggaagatcttggaacggattaggctatttacatgtattttacgcttcgtataacgtaaaaaccctataacgtaaacgttctcggaacggattatttacgttatTTACTGTACTACTGTTTAAAaagcccattttttttttacatgtttatgtctttatgcttcatttatgcttcacaaaagtgaaacttttaaTAACAATCTGGTCTCAAAACTTGCAGAGAGGCGAACACAAGTCACTATATGATCgtaagtcgttactggaattacaaaagGAAAGCAGTGTGTGTTATGTTGTTGCGACTTGGAGAAAGGTCTTCACCGACAGctaaagacatttttaaggCCGTATCGATTACTCACAGTTTTTCACAGTTTGCTGGTGGCCGTGAATCGTAACCCCTGCGAAAAGCCCGGATCTACTGTGTAAGTacattttttgtgacattttttttggtggtgcgacttttcaaatgtaaaatatgtaccTTGGCTCAATAACGGCTGGGAAACACTGCTTTAGGGAACAGTTTGTCACTGTGATGGTGAGGATTTTATACCCTtggaatttgacttttttggttCTATAAAATAGTTTTATATGGAAAAAGAAATGGAGAAGCACAAAGTTTTTAGGTAGGATTTTTCAGTTCACTACAATATATTTTGACTGATATATCTGATTGATATATTTAATgttaatactgtatttatttaatacacTATTATTTTGATTAGGATAGGAGTGTCTAAACTTTTATCCACCAAGGACCACAGACTGAACAATCAAAAGGAATGCAAGGTCCATgtggtctattttttattttgttaattggctaaaaccaatccaacatCCAGGATTTGCTAGGAAGTTTTATAGATTTAAAGAAAATGCAGCCTCAGCTTTGTGCGACAGGTGACAACTTACATTTACACCTTTTTGCTCATCCTTCCATTTCtagttgttttcttgtttgattgtatttttgggggttctgcaggccaataaaaaaacaatctgaGGGCTGCAAATGGTCTCTGGGCCGTACTGTGGACACTGTGTACTGAGTTTAGAACTatccttggattttttttctcagaatttgCTAAAGATGATTTGTTCCAAAGAAGTATTACTGCCACActgaaagaagaaataaaaaggaggCATTTTTACAAAAACGGATTAGAAAAAATttgtatgaggaaaaaaaaaaaggaatttgcaGGAATTTCACCAGTAAAGATACATGAAGAAAGGCCCATTTATGTATAAAAGAGCAATATAGGGTAATGACacttttacaacaacaaaacaattgcAATGTTAAGGAAATAaaccagtaattttacaaaacattacaagacaaaagtttatttttgtaaatttttgtactatatgttatattttaacttaagtattattattttaataaaattttattataattctaatataccccccccccccccccgagttTTGTACCTTAAAGAGGACAGTGACATTGAATATTTCTACACATTTTTCACATAAGAAccactgctctgtattaaatacaaaatataagaaaGAAACCCCCCActacctacagtatgtactgtatgtgaggtGGCATGCTTGTAAAGCACGTTTTTGTCTCTCAGGCTGAAGAAGTGGGAAGCCTCATCATGGCCATCAACAATCTCGCAGAGCAGTGTTATTTACCAGCGTATGGACCTCTGGAGGACATGAGCGTATCAACAATGATGGACATGGTGAAGGTAGAGACAATAGTTTACTAATAGTTAACCTGAGTCAAACCAAACAAATGTTTCTCTCAGGACTACTTTGCGGACAAGGCAGACACTGAGAAGAGAGCCAGGAGACTGATGGAGTGCAGTTCCCAAGCGACGAGTAAAACTGCTTTGACGGACAAGAGAGCGAGGGTATCCATGAACAGCTTTGGTAGTAAAAGCCAAATCAAAAGTCCAAGTAAAGTCAGCAGGAGGAGTGAGGAATCCTGTTGAAAAGCATCACTAGAAAGAGCTGTGATGAGTGTAGAACTCTAAACTACTGCATTAACTACTGTTGAAGTGTTTAGCACGGGTATATGTCAATGTTCTAcattaatatgaaaataaaaggaGTCAATTTACTGTGGACTAACCGCTTCGCTGGCTACTTCActacagtcacttttttttttttagggaatTCAGATTTCACTTGTAAGCTTAACAGGGTCTCTGCAGGTAGTCAAGTAAATTTTAAGATTTCTAAAGACTTTTTAAAGACCATgatgaatacaatttaagacccatttcacatctactggaaaaaaagtaacaaaaaaaagacattaaggAAATTTGAAGGCCCCAAATGACTTGCAAATGATATAAACAAACTGCACACGGCCCACTAGCTGGTTGTGCTCGATAAATTCTGACTCGCAGCACAGGTAATTTACTTTCGTTTTGTAGTTGTATTATAGtgtgttttaaataaaagtaatggTACCTTCTTAAGACCTTTCAAAATCGTATTTAAGACATTTTGAGATTTTAAGAGAATTAAGAGATACCCTGATTAAAACGATGAACCCTAACTACATTATGGAAACACATGAACATGTCAATCATTTACtttatattacaaataaaagctAAAGCAATATTAATATAGtccataagaaaaaaaaaattctggccaCATATTGCTCTAATAATGCCCCTTATTGCTTACagcgccgcacggtggtctagtggttagcatgttggccaacacagttacagtctggagatcgggaagacttgggtttaATTCTCCCTTTGGCATTTCTGTGTTAtccgtgtgtgtgggttttctccgggcactccggcttcctcccacattccaaaaacatgcatgttaggttaattggtgactctaaattgtccataggtatgaatgtgagtgtgaatgattgtttgtctatatgtgccctgtggctggcaaccagtccaggttgtaccccgcctgtcgcccgaagtcagctgggataggctccagcatgcccccgcgacccttaaGGTATAGaaaggtatagaaaatggatggatggattgcttATAGCCCCTAGAGGGCATTATATGCATTTTGTCTGGGGATTGCTATACAGTATGCTTTGGTGTATTATGTGGTgataaattcaattatttttagtGGCATTTGAGTTTGGTGACAATTTCAGGTTATAATTCAacttttctaaaaatgttttggacTTTTTGGTACATTTCTTTATTACAACCTTTGGGGATTGTAGAAGTTGAGGAACATCACATTGTTGATTGTCTCTTTAAGAGATAAGTATGTGATacaatgaaacttttcatttaaGTAGGAGACAATCAAAACCAAATGagggtttcatttttttttttttttttaaagtggttaTTCGTACATTAGCTAAACAAACTGACAGTTACATCTTTTCAACAGCATCTTTTTTTGGTAGATACGTTGAGCTAAAAAAGAAAACTccagtacaacttttttgtgtgttgtggaATAGCACAGATTGCGGTAATCGTGCCTTATATTGCTCACAGCCCCCAGAGGGTATGGTGTCTGGGAATTGCATACATTCAGTatgccagtggttctcaactggtttggcggCAGGACCCACCAAGCAGCGACCCAAAGTGCAGAATTTTGTTTCGACTTAAACTCCTCAAATAGCTTAAAGGaactgtttgcaacacaacgtgagctgcagCGGATGCTGTCCTCTTTGTGGTGcgttcttctccagcagatatctgaagctgtgtgtcggacggccGGCACGTCAAGTCCCCACTCAATGTCCTTTCTCTCACGCTCAAGCTTGACAGTCCCCAAGGAACATGGCATGCACTTTGTGCATGCACTTGGTGGCggcgtagcaagcaaatagcacagcCAAGAAGTCGAGGTCATTTGGtcattacattttcttttttgccCAGGCATAGAActgcgacccactgaaaagAGCTCCATGACCTAAAGAATCACTGCGGTATGCTACACTGTATATGCTGTGATTAATGCATGTACTGATAAATTCCTTCAGTTCATTGGCATTTCATGAAACTTTTGATGCATTTTACTGAAGAGTAagattaatttgtttttttacagtataGTTTGACATTGTAACACTGCACTGTCTCTTTAAGAGATGAGTACATGGTACAGTCTATTATATAGTAattcctttattttattttacatattgACACATTTTACTGTATAGTAACACTTTTTCCCCCTCTCTTAAGAACAACttgtagtcttttttttttttttataaaaatatacatttataaagTCACTTTGTTGACGAGGTCTTGTGTAATGTAACAAAAGCTGCATTGTCTCTTTAAGAGATAAGTACGTGGTTATACTATCATACTTCCGGTTCACGTCAATTTCTAAAACAAAACTACAGAAACGCTTTAAAACGAAAGCTTTTCATTCAACTACGACTCCGATAGACTTTATCATTGAAACGTGACGTTAGGTCGAGCAGCCAAGTCGCATGACGAGGCCGTGGTTCGAGTCCGCACCTAATAAAATCGCGtgtctgcaaaaaaataaaataaaaaaaatggaggcTGGCAGTTTCGTGTGTCACAGAGAGGATGTTTCGGCGCTGCTGCGCCAACAGAAACAATCCAACAAGCATCAAGTGAGTAGTGCTTGTGATTGTAGCAAACACCATCATGCTAACGCCATTGTTGTCCTCCGCCAGGAACTGAGCGGTTTGTTCTCCTCCGTGAGAAAAGTGAGGGGCGATGGAAACTGTTTCTACAGAGCCTTTTGTTTCGCCTTTATGGAATCCATCCTGCACAATGTCAAGGCTCTGCAAAGGTCACTAATTATTCACGTTGTCATCATTGTTTCATGACTGACATGATGCCTCACTTTCAGATTTAAGGAGAGCATCATTAAGAGCAGTGCACATCTCTCTTCTGCAGGATTTGACCGCAGTGCCTTCCAGCTTCACTTAAAcacagtaaatgtttttttttatccttcatTGATCCCAAACATGACACATGAAGTGTAGCCAAATTACCTAAATTATATTTGAAAGATGACATCAATTTTACGATCTGCGAGTAACAGATTAAATGGTGGCATCCTCTCGAACAGAACTTGCCCCAGTTAGTCAGCGGGTGCGTCTTCCCACGTGTATAATAAACGCCATACTCCATATAGCCCGGCTACTCTTTCTCcccaaggaggaaaaaaaaccaaaacaacaacaaaacaaaaaaataggtaTCGCCATTCTCCACTAGGAGGACGCAGTTTCTGTATTTGCTCTAAGGCTGTCTCAAATAGAATACTGTACTTCCGTCAGCAGGGGCGCCATAAAggggggaaagttaggacaattccaaaggGCCCATGACTGACATGGGGCCCCAGTTAATgggtaaatatttttttttatttttaaatagtcAGAAAACGATTAAAACAATCTCTTGTATTTGGTAGTAACAGTTAAAAAGTAAACGTCCATATTGACTGACCACTCCCCTATAGCTACATGATGTCTgggaggggcggggggggggttgAAGCCTAGCCAGTCAGTATGTCATGGAAAAATAACCTGTTTGCTAGCTTATTTCATTGTGGACATtaagctgagtgttagcatgttatgtTAGCCTTcatctcactccttttttaaccaacatttaatCAGCGCAGGTAAATGCTTATCAAATCAGTTGTCCCTCCCCCATTTACCAGATTTAACAACAAATGAGTCAGCAGCAGCCATGTCTCACCATAACTTTACCCCTCCCTGTCCcaatgaagaaggtgagcaacactgtgttcaATGACACGTCACTTAAAATCATTGCAGAGAGTCTGtgggaattacaaaaaaaatctttttgtgatgacagaaattcaaacaaattatttttccacataattattctatttcaactttattttcttgttggcaaatataaaaattaatgtactaagtattttttttaaagtctttcataaatgttaaaaagatgATTTCTTCCCCCGCCCTCCCCTcaatggggcccagaattcctggcggctTCTCTGTCAGTACACTAATGTTGTGTGCACTGCGTACTTAAGTTTTAAGGGCGCAAATTTTGATGGTGTAGTGCTGTTCCAAATTCATCAGTTGTTTAGCAAACAACTTACCAAAATGACCAAAGACTACATTATATTCTAAAAATTCCCCACCAAATAAATGCCTGCTACTCTGAGCAGTTCAGACACCTTCAGCCACTGTGTGAAGTATGGTACTTACGGTGGTGTCTTTCCTCCTCATAAAGGTTGTTAATGTCATTGAGCGCTGCGAAGGTGGCGAACGGGAGGAGATGCTGTTCAGGCTCTTCAATGATCACGTGACCTCAGACAGCGTGGTGCAGTACCTGCGTCTACTCACCTCTGCATACCTGCAGAACAATGCCGACGACTTCTGCAACTTTGTGGAGGCACCCAGCCTGCAGGCGTACTGTCATCAAGTCAGTAGAATGCTACTGCCCCCAAGTGAACAAACAGGTCATACACATACTCCAAATGCTGTTTGACTTTGTTTACCCTCATGCAGGATGTGGAAGCCATGGGGATGGAGTGCGACCATGTGGACATCTTGGCTCTCACTCAAGCGCTGGGAATTTGCATCCACGTGGTCTCAATGGAGGGCGATGAGGAGCAGTTGGTGCACCACATCATCCCTGATGGTGCTGAGGCCTCTATACACCTCCTCCACCACATATCACACTTTAGCATTCTTTACCCATGACCCCCACCCTGACAACACTCAACTCAGCACAGACACAAATGTGATTAAACAATTCTTACCAACTGTTTTAAGACATTGTGTGAATGTATGGGGGCAAATGTGTTGGTGGCAAGATTGGAGGCAATGAGGTGATGCATTAGAACGGGACaggaccagtccagtgtgtaccccgcctgtcgcccgaagtcagctgggataggctccagcatgcccccgccaccctactTAGAagtgccatagaaaatggatggatggatggatggcacaaCCGTTCTAAACACTAGCATCGCTATATTGTAAACAGTCACACTTTAACATGTGACGATAGCCTATTTGCTGATGAAAAAACCAaacgatcaaacttacagcGTCTACATCTGTAACTAACGTACACTTCTCCAgcctttaagatgtgtagcatgtcttttttttttttaaccaaagctGTCCTCAGTGAAGTGGTGGCCGTATATGCGGGGTAGGCCCATTTAGCAGTATATCCATGAGgaagtttttccttcatgacatcatgaaaacaaCTTCAAATGCGAATGAGCAACTCTTAAAAGTGGAGCAAATAGGCTCTAGGGACACGTTGTTATAGCATCACTGAAAAGTGGACCGTGTGATATTTGTCTTTGGCCTTTCAACTCAGTGACTGTACAATAACAAGTTCtagttaaaatattttaattaaaacaaacatgcagtGAAACTTGATTCCGAAACTGTCCAATTTTGACTAAACCAATTTCAATATTTCCATAAAAATGTTCACtgcctttcttttttctgctttCCTTTTTTGCGCTGTGATGCAccggtattttttttcttctgcacTGCCGAAACTCTCGTGATGGCGCTTTCCTCCCCCACGAGAGGCAAGTTA
This window contains:
- the LOC129192361 gene encoding ubiquitin thioesterase OTUB2-like; the protein is MTRPWFESAPNKIACLQKNKIKKMEAGSFVCHREDVSALLRQQKQSNKHQELSGLFSSVRKVRGDGNCFYRAFCFAFMESILHNVKALQRFKESIIKSSAHLSSAGFDRSAFQLHLNTVVNVIERCEGGEREEMLFRLFNDHVTSDSVVQYLRLLTSAYLQNNADDFCNFVEAPSLQAYCHQDVEAMGMECDHVDILALTQALGICIHVVSMEGDEEQLVHHIIPDGAEASIHLLHHISHFSILYP